The Paenibacillus uliginis N3/975 genome has a window encoding:
- a CDS encoding ABC transporter permease, translating to MRLADSMRLAWGQIKRRKVVTALCMTGISIGCAAIIVALSLGNSAQSYLEKEIIGSLKLDEINVTPQSSGGGGGGGGGGGGGGASGGASGSGESAGWDRGLLTDDKLEVIKGFDHVKSAIATKRVGNFRSISSDNLVNQNLSLVAMDLSQLKEQGNKFKQGGPLEQLGAVVFNYGATTGWIDKQTSERLNQMMSTDPENPKLWEEWQMYESMVSDMYGKNIQMERWENEKTVLSPQLYVGGVLDVPVGENAQFAFYDRQAYVSFETAEWLSNSLSPQGGTAPKQRVYDSLTIKVDDLESIKPLEELIQKLSLNASDNLMMRDQIASQMNTFKAIALGVGVFILLLASISIIVAMTMSTHQRRRQIGIMKVLGANMPQIRNMFIVEASLLGFLGGLLGIVFANLIVTGLNSFITASAGMSGLQVVVTLDTLPIGIAFAVMTGVMSGIYPAISAARTNALLAIKRD from the coding sequence GTGAGACTTGCAGACAGTATGCGGCTGGCATGGGGTCAGATTAAGCGCCGTAAAGTAGTTACTGCCTTATGCATGACCGGTATTTCCATCGGCTGTGCGGCGATTATTGTTGCCCTTAGCCTCGGTAACTCCGCTCAGAGCTATTTGGAGAAAGAGATTATAGGGAGCCTGAAGCTTGACGAAATTAATGTTACCCCCCAAAGCTCGGGCGGTGGCGGTGGCGGTGGCGGTGGCGGTGGCGGTGGCGGTGCCAGTGGCGGTGCCAGTGGATCGGGCGAATCCGCCGGATGGGACCGCGGCTTGCTTACAGACGATAAGCTTGAAGTGATTAAAGGCTTTGATCATGTTAAATCCGCGATAGCTACTAAACGGGTCGGAAACTTTAGGTCCATATCGTCAGATAATTTAGTTAACCAAAACCTGTCTCTTGTCGCCATGGATCTCTCGCAGCTTAAAGAACAGGGGAATAAGTTTAAACAGGGTGGCCCTTTGGAGCAGCTTGGTGCCGTTGTGTTCAACTATGGAGCCACAACAGGGTGGATCGATAAGCAGACAAGTGAACGATTGAACCAAATGATGAGTACAGATCCCGAAAACCCGAAGCTGTGGGAAGAATGGCAAATGTATGAAAGCATGGTTTCGGATATGTACGGCAAAAACATTCAAATGGAGCGATGGGAGAACGAAAAGACAGTACTCAGCCCGCAGCTTTATGTAGGGGGCGTGCTCGATGTCCCCGTGGGAGAAAATGCTCAATTTGCTTTTTATGATCGTCAGGCATATGTATCTTTTGAAACCGCGGAATGGCTTAGCAACAGCCTAAGTCCACAGGGAGGCACGGCTCCGAAACAGCGGGTATACGATTCCCTTACGATTAAAGTGGATGATCTCGAAAGCATTAAGCCGCTGGAAGAATTGATTCAAAAGCTTTCGCTCAACGCGAGTGACAATTTGATGATGCGCGATCAGATTGCCTCTCAAATGAACACATTTAAGGCGATCGCACTGGGCGTTGGTGTATTCATTCTGTTATTGGCCTCCATATCTATTATTGTTGCCATGACGATGTCTACGCATCAGCGTCGACGGCAAATCGGCATTATGAAAGTGCTCGGGGCCAATATGCCGCAGATCCGCAACATGTTCATTGTTGAAGCCAGTTTGCTTGGGTTTTTGGGCGGTCTGCTTGGTATCGTATTCGCTAATTTGATTGTCACCGGGCTGAATTCATTCATTACAGCTTCTGCAGGCATGTCGGGGCTGCAGGTTGTAGTTACACTGGACACGCTGCCCATTGGAATTGCATTCGCTGTGATGACAGGGGTCATGTCAGGTATTTATCCGGCGATCAGCGCCGCAAGAACCAATGCATTGCTCGCGATTAAGCGGGATTAG
- a CDS encoding ABC transporter ATP-binding protein, whose translation MLRLENVSHSFKNGNEVLKVLHNIQFEVQKGEMIALLGSSGSGKSTLLNLMAGLMKPTEGHIYIADQDIVKFGENKLAEFRRKHIGFIFQAYELIPTLTIRENVELPLVFQSISSSKRRKKAMELLEMTGIGDKSGMYPAQLSGGQQQRVSIARSLITEPSVIFADEPTGNLDTKTEEEIISIMMNLNQSMNTTFVIVTHEMEVAAQMKKTIMLRDGFLVQPEDYQAPKTVDKAMYSVPVLSGAPACADEGGDGK comes from the coding sequence ATGCTGCGTTTGGAAAATGTGTCGCACAGCTTCAAAAATGGCAATGAAGTGCTGAAGGTGCTTCATAACATTCAGTTTGAAGTCCAAAAAGGGGAGATGATCGCTCTTCTGGGCAGCTCCGGGTCGGGCAAATCCACTCTGCTCAATTTGATGGCAGGGCTGATGAAGCCGACAGAAGGCCATATTTATATTGCTGATCAGGATATCGTTAAGTTTGGGGAAAACAAGCTGGCAGAGTTTCGGCGCAAGCACATCGGATTTATTTTTCAGGCATATGAACTCATCCCTACGCTGACGATTCGGGAAAATGTAGAGCTTCCGCTCGTTTTTCAGTCCATTTCATCGTCTAAACGCCGCAAGAAAGCGATGGAGCTTCTTGAAATGACGGGGATTGGCGATAAGTCCGGAATGTATCCGGCCCAGCTGTCCGGCGGACAGCAGCAGCGTGTTAGTATTGCGCGTTCGCTGATCACTGAGCCTTCCGTTATTTTTGCGGACGAGCCGACAGGCAACTTGGATACTAAAACAGAAGAGGAAATTATCAGTATCATGATGAACCTCAACCAATCGATGAACACGACCTTTGTCATCGTAACCCATGAGATGGAAGTCGCCGCGCAGATGAAAAAAACGATCATGCTCCGTGACGGTTTTTTGGTGCAGCCGGAGGACTATCAGGCCCCAAAAACAGTTGATAAGGCGATGTATTCTGTCCCGGTTTTGTCCGGTGCCCCGGCCTGCGCGGATGAGGGAGGCGATGGCAAGTGA
- a CDS encoding superoxide dismutase: MAFQLPQLPYANNALEPHIDAQTMEIHHDRHHNTYVTNLNAALENAPEFANKSLEELISNLDAIPESIRTAVRNNGGGHANHSLFWEIIGPNGGGNPTGALAEAIDSELGGFDKFKEDFAKAATTRFGSGWAWLVLKDGKLAVTSTPNQDSPIMEGQTPLLGLDVWEHAYYLKYQNKRPDYISAFWNVVNWEEVGKRYDNAK; this comes from the coding sequence ATGGCATTTCAATTACCACAGCTTCCTTACGCAAACAACGCGCTCGAGCCTCACATCGACGCACAGACGATGGAGATTCACCATGACCGCCACCATAACACCTATGTTACCAATTTGAATGCAGCGCTTGAGAACGCTCCTGAATTTGCGAACAAATCGCTGGAAGAACTCATCAGCAACCTTGACGCTATTCCAGAGAGCATCCGTACTGCTGTTCGCAACAACGGCGGCGGTCATGCAAACCACTCCCTCTTCTGGGAAATTATCGGACCAAACGGCGGCGGCAATCCTACCGGCGCTTTGGCTGAAGCGATCGACAGCGAGCTTGGCGGCTTCGATAAGTTCAAAGAAGACTTCGCAAAAGCAGCTACTACCCGCTTCGGAAGCGGTTGGGCATGGCTCGTGTTGAAAGACGGCAAACTGGCTGTAACCAGCACTCCTAACCAAGACAGCCCGATCATGGAAGGTCAAACTCCTCTCCTTGGATTGGACGTTTGGGAGCATGCTTACTACCTGAAATATCAAAACAAACGCCCAGATTACATCTCCGCTTTCTGGAATGTTGTAAACTGGGAAGAAGTTGGCAAACGCTACGACAACGCGAAGTAA
- a CDS encoding LacI family DNA-binding transcriptional regulator — protein MPTVRDIARAAGVSPATVSRVLTGKGNTSSEVNEKVEKAIRELGYVHNPKAKPNAPGAESRTICYTIAREPSEIFGNPYYSNVLLGLSNATQKYGYELQISAFRSVDQQIEKCLALYRNKRVNGFILSGVMSADKSSLIQSLQQHSIPFVMIGRSLQHNVFCIHSDNFRDGYVTAQHLLDEGYRRIVFLTESLDVDVVRDRIAGYKQALHSNGLEAGDDDVVLCGSKEADMIAALDEYSSGGRAFDAIIAADSVLALGVLKYCRERDLRVPEDVGIIGFNDAAFLNKISPSISCTTIRGEHLGLEALEMLIELMDDPERINKNKTVTLPSELIVRQSTQRTRHSSSHT, from the coding sequence TTGCCAACGGTAAGAGATATAGCACGTGCAGCGGGTGTATCGCCGGCGACCGTATCGCGGGTTCTTACGGGTAAAGGAAACACATCCTCCGAAGTGAATGAAAAAGTAGAGAAAGCGATACGGGAGCTCGGGTACGTGCACAACCCAAAGGCGAAGCCGAACGCTCCGGGCGCCGAATCCCGCACCATCTGCTATACAATCGCACGTGAACCTAGCGAAATTTTTGGGAATCCGTACTATTCCAATGTGCTCCTTGGTTTATCCAACGCTACTCAAAAATACGGATATGAATTGCAGATTTCCGCCTTTCGCTCTGTCGATCAACAAATCGAGAAATGCTTGGCGCTATACCGGAACAAAAGAGTGAATGGCTTTATTTTATCCGGCGTCATGTCGGCGGACAAAAGCTCGCTGATTCAAAGCCTGCAGCAGCATTCCATTCCATTCGTCATGATCGGGCGCAGTCTGCAGCACAATGTTTTTTGCATTCATAGCGATAATTTCCGGGATGGGTATGTCACGGCCCAGCATTTGCTGGACGAAGGGTACCGGCGTATCGTGTTCCTGACCGAGAGTCTGGACGTCGATGTCGTGCGCGACCGGATCGCAGGGTACAAGCAGGCGCTACACAGCAACGGTCTGGAGGCGGGAGACGACGACGTCGTCTTGTGCGGCTCGAAGGAAGCGGACATGATTGCTGCTCTGGACGAATACAGCTCCGGAGGCAGAGCATTCGACGCGATTATCGCTGCTGACAGCGTGTTGGCGCTCGGTGTATTGAAGTATTGCCGGGAGCGCGATTTGCGCGTTCCGGAAGATGTCGGCATCATCGGCTTCAACGATGCCGCCTTTCTTAACAAAATCTCCCCATCGATCAGCTGCACGACCATTCGAGGGGAGCATCTCGGTCTAGAAGCGCTGGAGATGCTCATTGAGCTGATGGACGATCCTGAGCGCATTAATAAGAACAAGACGGTAACGCTGCCTTCCGAGCTTATCGTTCGCCAATCGACACAACGGACAAGACATTCCTCATCCCATACATGA
- a CDS encoding MgtC/SapB family protein — MTSPWTLDTASICLRLLLALVLGGIIGFEREMNQHAAGFRTNILVCIGSSLIMLLSIYGFNAFVDEPNVRIDPARLAAQVISGIGFLGAGTIIRTGMSVKGLTTAATLWVMAAIGLAVGAGFYLPAILTCGLVFLSLQVLNKIELRYLVANKALLVEVTCSGGPDTLGMISKQLIAERVEIRNMNVADAESPEPMEEAALPLQMMITIVMPKKKLMSDLVELLKAIPGVTAVKIE, encoded by the coding sequence GTGACAAGCCCTTGGACGTTGGACACGGCAAGTATATGTCTGCGATTGCTTCTTGCGCTTGTGCTTGGAGGCATTATCGGCTTCGAGCGGGAGATGAATCAGCATGCTGCCGGATTCCGCACCAATATTTTGGTATGCATCGGCTCTTCGCTTATTATGCTGCTGTCCATTTATGGCTTCAACGCCTTCGTCGATGAGCCGAATGTTCGGATCGATCCGGCCCGTCTGGCGGCACAGGTCATCAGCGGCATTGGCTTCCTCGGCGCGGGGACGATTATTCGAACAGGCATGTCCGTCAAAGGACTGACTACGGCCGCTACGCTCTGGGTAATGGCCGCGATAGGACTCGCGGTAGGCGCAGGATTTTATCTCCCGGCCATTTTAACCTGCGGGCTCGTGTTCCTCTCCTTGCAGGTGCTGAACAAAATCGAGCTTCGTTATCTGGTAGCAAATAAGGCGCTGTTGGTAGAAGTCACCTGTTCCGGAGGCCCAGATACGCTGGGCATGATTTCGAAGCAACTGATTGCGGAGCGGGTAGAGATCCGGAACATGAACGTGGCCGATGCGGAGTCGCCGGAACCGATGGAAGAGGCAGCTCTGCCACTGCAGATGATGATCACAATTGTAATGCCGAAAAAAAAGCTGATGAGCGATCTGGTTGAGCTCTTGAAGGCGATACCAGGCGTGACTGCTGTAAAAATAGAGTAA
- a CDS encoding sugar ABC transporter permease: MSTRWKSRLELTGIYAFILFMFIVIAYPLVWAMGVSLNPGTSLYSAKIIPENWSTEHYSWLFSSPDSQYALWYKNTLIVASWKTVLSLIVTTFLAYAFSRYNFRGRKNGLYALLLIKMFPVLMGMVAIYILLNLLGLLDTLAGLILVYVGSSIPMHAFLIKGYFDTIPRDLDESAKIDGAGHFRIFFQIILPLAKPILAVVALFNFMTPFMDFLLPRIVIRSSENYTLAVGLFNLVNQEFSNNFTRFAAGSMLIAIPIAVVFLFLQRFLISGLTAGATKT; encoded by the coding sequence ATGAGTACGAGATGGAAATCGAGATTAGAGCTCACCGGCATTTACGCGTTCATTTTGTTCATGTTCATCGTGATTGCGTATCCGCTGGTATGGGCCATGGGCGTCTCGCTAAATCCGGGGACCAGTTTATACAGTGCAAAAATAATTCCGGAGAACTGGTCGACGGAGCATTACTCCTGGTTGTTCTCCAGTCCGGACAGTCAATATGCGCTGTGGTACAAAAATACGCTGATTGTCGCCAGCTGGAAGACGGTGCTGTCGCTTATTGTCACGACGTTCCTGGCGTATGCGTTCTCGCGTTATAACTTCAGAGGGCGCAAGAACGGTCTGTACGCGCTTCTGCTGATCAAGATGTTCCCTGTATTAATGGGGATGGTCGCGATTTATATTTTGCTCAACCTCTTAGGACTGCTGGATACGCTGGCTGGCTTGATTCTGGTCTACGTCGGATCCTCCATTCCAATGCACGCGTTTTTGATCAAAGGCTATTTCGACACGATCCCGCGGGATTTGGACGAGTCGGCCAAGATTGACGGAGCGGGCCATTTCCGGATTTTCTTCCAGATTATTTTGCCGCTGGCGAAGCCGATTCTGGCCGTGGTTGCCTTGTTCAATTTTATGACGCCGTTCATGGACTTCCTGCTGCCGCGGATCGTCATTCGAAGCTCGGAGAACTATACACTCGCCGTCGGCTTGTTCAACCTGGTCAATCAGGAATTCAGCAACAATTTCACTCGGTTCGCAGCGGGATCGATGCTTATTGCCATTCCGATTGCCGTGGTGTTCCTGTTCCTGCAGCGTTTCCTTATTTCCGGGCTGACTGCGGGGGCAACGAAAACATAG
- a CDS encoding carbohydrate ABC transporter permease, with protein sequence MGEPQTRTDKPKTSSHNAKLAMLLSGIPGLGQLYNRRYIKGSLFFVLFLSFFFVFADFLNIGYWGLWTLGTLQGVDDSRSLLIQGIISIILTIFFVIFYWINLTDARNDALKIREGWKVTTLREGYRQAWDKGVPYLFVGPGIFMVTFVLILPLLFMVSLAFTNYNIYNSPPRHLLDWVGFENFKNIFSIPIWRNTFFSVLSWTLVWTFVASTLQIALALFLAVIVNDKRVKFKKFIRTMLILPWAVPSFVSILVFAAMFNDQFGAVNRQILGPLGLSIPWMSDPLWTKVAIIIIQVWLGFSFVFALFTGVLQSISGDWYEAAEVDGASKWQRFRFITLPHVLFATAPLLIMQYTGNFNNFNLIYLFNQGGPPVRGQTAGSTDIVISWVYKLTFETLNYNMAAVISIILGLIVATVAFFQFRRTRSFKEGGNI encoded by the coding sequence TTGGGAGAACCGCAGACACGAACCGACAAGCCGAAAACCAGTTCGCATAATGCCAAGTTGGCGATGCTGCTGTCCGGTATCCCGGGGCTCGGGCAACTGTATAACCGGAGATATATAAAGGGTTCATTATTTTTTGTATTATTTTTATCCTTCTTTTTCGTGTTCGCTGATTTTTTGAACATCGGGTATTGGGGGCTTTGGACGCTGGGCACGTTGCAAGGGGTGGACGACTCACGTTCCTTGCTCATTCAAGGCATTATTTCGATCATATTGACCATTTTCTTTGTTATTTTCTACTGGATTAACTTGACCGATGCGCGCAACGATGCCCTTAAAATCCGCGAAGGCTGGAAGGTAACGACGCTTCGCGAAGGCTATAGGCAGGCATGGGATAAAGGGGTTCCTTATCTATTCGTCGGGCCCGGCATCTTCATGGTTACGTTCGTGCTTATTTTGCCGCTATTGTTCATGGTTTCCTTGGCATTCACGAATTACAACATTTATAATTCGCCACCCCGTCATTTGCTGGATTGGGTAGGATTTGAAAATTTCAAAAATATTTTTTCCATTCCGATTTGGCGCAATACGTTCTTCTCCGTGCTGTCGTGGACGCTCGTATGGACGTTTGTCGCGTCGACGCTGCAGATTGCGCTCGCCTTGTTTTTGGCGGTGATCGTGAACGACAAACGCGTCAAATTCAAAAAATTCATTCGGACGATGCTCATTCTGCCATGGGCCGTTCCTTCATTCGTATCCATTCTCGTGTTTGCCGCGATGTTCAATGATCAATTCGGCGCGGTGAACCGGCAAATATTGGGCCCGTTAGGCTTGTCCATTCCGTGGATGTCCGATCCGCTATGGACGAAGGTAGCCATTATTATTATTCAAGTATGGCTGGGCTTCAGCTTTGTGTTCGCCTTGTTCACGGGGGTGCTCCAAAGTATATCAGGCGACTGGTACGAGGCGGCGGAGGTTGACGGAGCGAGCAAGTGGCAAAGATTCCGCTTCATTACGCTTCCACATGTCCTGTTCGCGACAGCTCCGCTGCTCATTATGCAATATACGGGCAATTTCAATAACTTCAACTTGATTTACTTGTTCAACCAAGGCGGTCCGCCGGTGCGCGGCCAGACGGCAGGGTCGACGGATATCGTCATTTCATGGGTGTACAAGCTTACCTTTGAAACGTTGAACTACAACATGGCGGCCGTCATTTCCATTATTCTGGGTCTGATTGTGGCAACCGTAGCCTTTTTCCAATTCAGGAGAACCCGATCTTTCAAGGAAGGGGGCAACATCTAA
- a CDS encoding extracellular solute-binding protein: MAKKMLLLLLSLTVVLSLAACGPKRDAEQAKPDTAQQQEGEMPPKPDRLKIWGPENEPELNSMRAITKKFTEKTGINVEVIPFNPREQAKAFSLDGPADRGPDLWSATHNSMGRNVLQGLAEPFQISEEQISEYSPEAIQAVTIDGKIYNLPMVIETTALFYNKELMPKAPETWEELEKFALEFTDVSKDEYGLLFDATNFYYANMFLQGNGGYIFGYDKDTGYNVDDIGLNNEGAVKGANLIKSWFEKGLIPESINGDVIDGLFKEGKVGAVVSVPSSIKNYESALGDKLGAIPLPKLANGQRPPSFLGVKGLVLSPFSKHKEWATELALFITNDENGASHFETAGEIPARPGILESDLITKHPYFSAVAEQSKFATPTPNNPEISQTWEPMKNALVFLAKGQDTKEVLDEAVVQIKEQIAINNANK, encoded by the coding sequence ATGGCAAAGAAAATGTTATTGCTGCTGCTCTCATTAACCGTCGTTTTGTCGCTTGCGGCCTGCGGGCCGAAGCGTGATGCGGAACAGGCCAAACCGGATACGGCCCAGCAACAAGAAGGGGAGATGCCGCCGAAGCCGGACCGTCTGAAAATATGGGGTCCTGAAAATGAGCCTGAATTAAATTCAATGCGGGCCATTACGAAAAAATTTACCGAGAAGACGGGCATTAACGTGGAAGTCATTCCGTTCAACCCGCGCGAACAAGCGAAAGCGTTCTCACTTGATGGACCGGCCGATCGCGGGCCTGATCTGTGGAGCGCCACCCATAATTCCATGGGCCGCAACGTGCTGCAAGGGCTGGCCGAGCCGTTCCAGATCAGTGAAGAGCAGATTAGCGAGTATTCGCCTGAGGCGATCCAGGCTGTAACGATTGACGGCAAAATATATAACCTGCCAATGGTCATCGAGACGACAGCCTTGTTCTACAACAAGGAGCTTATGCCAAAGGCGCCGGAAACATGGGAAGAACTGGAGAAATTCGCTTTGGAGTTCACCGATGTATCGAAGGATGAATATGGATTATTGTTCGATGCGACGAATTTCTATTACGCCAACATGTTCCTGCAGGGTAATGGCGGTTATATTTTCGGATATGACAAAGATACAGGCTATAACGTGGACGATATCGGCTTGAATAATGAAGGCGCTGTCAAAGGCGCAAATCTGATCAAATCATGGTTCGAAAAGGGGCTTATTCCGGAATCGATTAATGGTGATGTGATCGACGGCTTGTTCAAAGAAGGAAAGGTTGGTGCCGTCGTCTCGGTGCCATCATCGATCAAAAACTATGAATCGGCGCTTGGAGATAAGCTGGGTGCTATCCCGCTGCCGAAGCTTGCCAACGGCCAACGCCCGCCTTCCTTCCTGGGTGTCAAAGGACTGGTGCTGTCCCCATTCTCTAAACATAAGGAATGGGCGACCGAGTTAGCTCTGTTCATTACCAATGACGAGAACGGCGCGAGCCATTTCGAAACGGCCGGAGAAATTCCAGCGCGTCCTGGGATTTTAGAAAGCGATCTCATTACGAAGCACCCTTACTTCTCGGCTGTGGCCGAGCAGTCCAAATTCGCTACACCAACACCGAATAATCCGGAAATCTCCCAGACATGGGAGCCGATGAAAAATGCGCTCGTGTTCCTGGCGAAAGGTCAGGATACCAAAGAGGTGCTGGATGAAGCAGTCGTTCAAATCAAAGAGCAAATCGCGATCAACAACGCCAATAAATAA
- a CDS encoding histidine phosphatase family protein, whose protein sequence is MHLYVIRHAQSTMNIGQGGGPNCSLSEVGRWQAEQIPSFFKDIKLDVIFCSPLRRVIQTATPFAKDQGLGIVLIPEMSEIFNEEWKDYRDYDWEACSQIVEEFPHTKFVEYQDMQQKWWPTWPENHAIVRKRVQKFIDAKLSAYYGTDAHIAVFGHGQSTSDLKQIVNPGDVHPVYNAAIVHYVLGSQGQCERVTLHKDHLGPHVYE, encoded by the coding sequence ATGCACTTATATGTCATTCGCCATGCACAATCGACGATGAATATTGGACAAGGAGGCGGGCCGAACTGCAGTTTGTCGGAAGTGGGACGATGGCAGGCGGAGCAGATCCCTTCGTTTTTTAAAGATATCAAACTGGATGTGATATTTTGCAGCCCGCTGCGCAGAGTCATTCAGACGGCGACACCTTTTGCCAAGGACCAGGGTCTAGGGATTGTGCTAATTCCTGAAATGTCCGAGATTTTCAATGAGGAATGGAAAGACTACCGGGATTACGATTGGGAAGCCTGCTCGCAGATTGTGGAGGAATTCCCGCATACGAAATTCGTGGAATATCAGGATATGCAGCAAAAATGGTGGCCGACCTGGCCGGAGAATCATGCGATCGTCCGCAAACGCGTCCAGAAATTTATTGATGCGAAGCTGTCCGCTTATTACGGAACTGACGCGCATATTGCAGTATTCGGACATGGTCAGTCGACCTCGGATTTGAAGCAAATCGTCAATCCCGGGGACGTTCATCCCGTATATAATGCGGCGATTGTGCACTATGTTCTCGGTTCGCAAGGCCAATGTGAGCGTGTAACGTTGCATAAAGACCATCTTGGTCCGCACGTATACGAATAG
- a CDS encoding histidine phosphatase family protein, producing the protein MELYLVRHGQSVGNTQPDRDMPDSPLTEQGHAQAARVAIYLRERGIRAIYASPLIRAMQSAQPLARLLGLPIHVMKALYEVREGSRFIGLSQQSLLESVPEAIFEDTIETDGWECPGGDRPETVGRRAQEALRQLRACGEQRIAVFCHGNFNEYLLRETLGIPSAAHIRFPQENTGVNHIVFGEEETELLKLNDTGHLRIGEYERAGLAAGSFRSG; encoded by the coding sequence ATGGAGCTATATCTAGTACGGCATGGACAATCAGTCGGCAATACGCAGCCGGACCGGGATATGCCGGATTCGCCGCTGACCGAGCAGGGCCACGCTCAAGCTGCTCGCGTGGCGATCTATTTGAGGGAGCGTGGCATCCGCGCCATCTATGCCAGCCCGTTGATTCGGGCGATGCAGTCGGCGCAGCCGCTGGCAAGACTGCTCGGTTTGCCGATTCATGTGATGAAAGCGTTGTATGAAGTGAGGGAAGGCAGCCGGTTTATCGGTCTTTCCCAGCAGTCATTATTGGAGAGCGTCCCGGAAGCTATATTCGAGGACACGATAGAGACGGATGGATGGGAATGCCCGGGGGGAGATCGCCCCGAGACTGTCGGGCGGCGCGCGCAGGAAGCGCTGCGGCAGCTCCGGGCGTGCGGAGAGCAGCGGATTGCGGTATTCTGTCACGGCAATTTTAATGAATATCTTCTCCGCGAAACGCTCGGCATTCCATCAGCCGCACATATCCGTTTTCCTCAGGAAAATACGGGGGTAAACCATATCGTTTTTGGCGAGGAAGAGACCGAACTGCTGAAGTTGAACGATACGGGGCATCTGCGGATCGGGGAGTACGAACGGGCAGGCTTGGCTGCCGGCAGCTTTCGGAGCGGATAA